A stretch of Zootoca vivipara chromosome 13, rZooViv1.1, whole genome shotgun sequence DNA encodes these proteins:
- the PSME3 gene encoding proteasome activator complex subunit 3, whose translation MASLLKVDPELKIKVDSFRERITAEAEDLVASFFPKKLLELDAFLKDPILNIHDLTQIHSDMNLPVPDPILLTNSHDGLDGPNMKKRKLEECDETFQGTKVFVMPNGMLKSNQQLVDIIEKVKPEIRLLIEKCNTVKMWVQLLIPRIEDGNNFGVSIQEETVAELRTVESEAASYLDQISRYYITRAKLVSKIAKYPHVEDYRRTVTEMDEKEYISLRLIISELRNQYVTLHDMILKNIEKIKRPRSSNAETLY comes from the exons GTAGACTCTTTCAGGGAGCGGATCACAGCTGAA GCTGAGGATCTGGTGGCAAGTTTTTTCCCAAAGAAGCTTTTAGAACTCGATGCGTTCCTTAAG GATCCCATTCTGAACATTCACGATCTCACCCAAATCCACTCAGATATGAACCTTCCTGTTCCAGACCCAATCCTGCTCACAAACAGTCATGATGGACTGGATGGG CCCAATATGAAGAAGAGAAAGCTGGAAGAATGTGATGAGACCTTCCAGG GTACCAAAGTCTTTGTCATGCCTAATGGGATGCTGAAGAGCAACCAGCAGCTGGTGGACATCATTGAGAAGGTGAAACCCGAGATCCGGCTGCTAATTGAGAAATGCAACACG GTCAAAATGTGGGTGCAGCTGCTGATTCCAAGGATAGAGGACGGCAACAACTTTGGCGTTTCTATTCAG GAAGAGACTGTGGCGGAGCTCCGAACTGTGGAGAGTGAAGCAGCTTCATACTTGGACCAGATCTCTAG ATACTACATCACACGGGCAAAGCTGGTTTCTAAAATAGCTAAATATCCCCATGTG GAGGATTACCGTCGCACGGTGACTGAGATGGATGAAAAGGAATACATCAGCCTGCGGCTCATCATTTCGGAGCTCAGGAATCAATAT GTGACTCTGCACGACATGATCCTAAAGAACATTGAGAAGATCAAGCGACCCCGGAGCAGCAACGCAGAGACCCTCTACTGA